From Flavipsychrobacter sp., a single genomic window includes:
- a CDS encoding sodium:solute symporter has protein sequence MSSSTILLIIVIAYFALLLGIAFYTSKGSNNESFFIGNRSSKWWVVAFGMIGTSLSGMTFISVPGTVGSSGFYYFQIVIGFWLGYFAVAFILLPIYYKMQLTSIYTYLEKRLGVASYKTGALFFILSRTLGATLRLYLVIKVLEKFVLEDFGISFEFTAILILALILLYTYRGGVKTIVWTDTLQTTFMLLALLVCVGYIMSDLNLDLAGTWEALSSKGYNRIINTDVSATGNFWKNVLGGAFITIGMTGLDQEMMQKNISVSNLKDSQKNMITFCFILLIANFIFLLLGGLLYLYADAHAITAVGDDIFPMIALKSGLPFIITVCFMIGLISALFPSADGALTALTSSYCIDMLGMKNKKDWDEKKKNNVRLIVHNSFALIFLACIFFFREVDNGSLITTLLSVAGYTYGPLLALFAFGIFTKRAVVNRFVPLVCIAAPVISYFLKMNDKAWLGGYQIGLELLIINAGIAFLLLFLISKKGEGQVINNV, from the coding sequence ATGAGTTCTTCTACCATTTTACTAATAATTGTAATTGCCTATTTCGCTCTTTTATTAGGTATTGCTTTTTACACGTCAAAGGGGTCTAATAATGAATCATTCTTTATAGGGAACCGTAGTAGTAAATGGTGGGTTGTGGCTTTTGGTATGATAGGCACTTCGCTTTCAGGGATGACCTTTATCTCTGTACCCGGTACAGTAGGCAGCTCAGGGTTCTATTATTTTCAAATTGTAATAGGTTTTTGGCTTGGATACTTTGCTGTAGCATTTATACTACTTCCTATATACTATAAAATGCAACTCACCTCTATCTATACTTATTTGGAAAAGAGATTAGGAGTAGCATCTTACAAGACAGGTGCATTATTCTTTATCCTTTCTCGTACGTTGGGGGCTACTTTACGTTTATACCTAGTTATCAAAGTTTTAGAGAAGTTTGTGTTGGAAGACTTTGGTATATCGTTTGAGTTTACTGCAATATTGATTCTAGCATTGATATTATTATATACATACAGAGGTGGTGTAAAAACAATAGTATGGACAGATACTTTGCAGACTACCTTCATGCTATTAGCATTGCTAGTATGTGTAGGTTACATCATGAGTGATTTGAATTTGGATTTAGCTGGCACATGGGAGGCGTTATCAAGTAAAGGGTATAATAGGATAATAAATACAGATGTAAGTGCAACAGGAAACTTTTGGAAAAATGTATTAGGTGGTGCATTTATTACCATTGGTATGACGGGGCTTGATCAAGAGATGATGCAAAAGAATATAAGTGTGAGTAACTTGAAAGACTCACAAAAGAATATGATCACTTTCTGCTTTATACTTTTAATTGCCAATTTTATATTCTTGCTTTTAGGCGGTTTGCTTTATTTATATGCAGATGCTCATGCTATTACAGCTGTAGGTGATGATATATTCCCAATGATAGCATTGAAAAGTGGCTTGCCATTTATAATAACAGTGTGTTTCATGATCGGGTTGATATCTGCGCTTTTTCCTAGTGCAGATGGTGCTTTAACCGCTCTTACTTCTTCTTATTGTATTGATATGTTGGGCATGAAAAACAAGAAGGATTGGGACGAAAAGAAGAAAAATAATGTTAGACTAATTGTACACAATAGCTTTGCGCTTATCTTCTTAGCTTGTATTTTCTTTTTTAGAGAAGTAGATAATGGCTCTTTGATAACAACCTTATTATCAGTAGCGGGATATACTTACGGCCCTTTATTAGCACTTTTTGCCTTTGGTATTTTTACAAAGAGAGCAGTGGTAAATCGTTTTGTTCCTCTTGTTTGTATCGCAGCACCTGTTATCTCTTATTTCTTAAAGATGAATGACAAGGCATGGTTAGGGGGCTATCAAATAGGCTTAGAACTATTAATAATAAATGCAGGAATAGCATTCTTGTTGCTGTTTTTGATCTCGAAAAAAGGAGAAGGACAAGTTATAAATAACGTATAA
- a CDS encoding FAD-linked oxidase C-terminal domain-containing protein yields the protein MPYKKITEEDIEHLKRIDGVKHVFVDEESLNDNAHDHTEDLKYLPEVVVEPITVGAISELMKYCNANNIPVTPRGAGTGLSGGALPVHGGVVLNMKRLNKVIELDKRNLQVTVEPGMITQELQDIVAAEGLFYPPDPASKGSCFIGGNVSENSGGPKAVKYGVVKDYVLNLEVVLPSGDVIWTGANVLKNATGYNLTQLLVGSEGTLGIVTKIVLRLIPAVKHNMLVLVPFRSAIEACKAVNAIFLAGYTPSCMEFMERDALEWSIKFTGETVIKLQEDIQAHLLIEVDGNEVELLYKEIEGITEILEGFDIGEVLFADSHEQKEMLWSLRRKVGEAVKSNSIYKEEDTVVPRAELPQLLDIVKRLGKEYGFKSVCYGHAGDGNLHINIIKGSMSDDDWNNKLTNGIAALFKEVVKLGGTISGEHGIGLVQKGYMPIAFNGTQLGLMKQIKQVFDPNGILNPGKIFE from the coding sequence ATGCCATATAAAAAGATAACAGAAGAGGATATAGAACATCTTAAACGTATTGATGGCGTTAAGCATGTTTTTGTCGATGAGGAGAGCCTTAATGATAATGCTCATGACCATACTGAGGATTTAAAGTATTTGCCAGAAGTAGTTGTAGAACCAATTACTGTCGGGGCAATTAGTGAATTGATGAAATATTGTAATGCCAATAATATCCCAGTTACACCGAGAGGTGCAGGTACGGGATTGAGTGGAGGAGCATTACCTGTTCATGGTGGAGTAGTATTGAATATGAAAAGGCTTAATAAAGTAATAGAACTAGATAAAAGAAACTTGCAAGTAACGGTTGAGCCTGGTATGATAACGCAAGAGTTGCAAGATATTGTTGCAGCAGAGGGGTTGTTCTATCCTCCTGATCCGGCTAGTAAAGGGTCTTGTTTTATAGGAGGTAATGTCTCTGAAAACTCGGGTGGTCCAAAAGCGGTAAAATATGGTGTAGTAAAAGACTATGTGCTTAATTTGGAGGTAGTGCTACCCAGTGGGGATGTAATATGGACAGGAGCTAATGTGCTAAAGAATGCTACTGGGTATAACCTTACGCAGCTATTGGTAGGTAGTGAAGGAACGCTTGGTATAGTTACCAAAATAGTACTTCGGTTAATACCTGCAGTAAAGCATAATATGCTTGTATTGGTTCCTTTTCGTTCTGCTATAGAAGCGTGTAAGGCGGTTAATGCCATATTCTTAGCAGGCTATACGCCTTCTTGTATGGAGTTTATGGAGAGGGACGCTTTAGAATGGTCAATAAAATTTACTGGTGAAACGGTTATCAAACTTCAGGAAGATATACAAGCACATTTGCTTATAGAAGTAGATGGTAATGAAGTAGAGTTGCTATACAAAGAAATAGAAGGTATAACGGAGATTTTAGAGGGTTTTGATATTGGGGAGGTGCTTTTTGCAGATAGTCACGAGCAAAAAGAAATGCTGTGGAGCCTGAGGAGGAAAGTAGGTGAGGCTGTGAAGAGTAATTCAATATATAAGGAGGAAGATACAGTAGTGCCAAGGGCAGAGCTACCCCAATTATTAGATATTGTAAAACGCTTGGGCAAGGAGTATGGGTTTAAGTCAGTATGCTATGGGCATGCTGGCGATGGTAATCTGCATATAAACATTATAAAAGGGAGCATGAGTGACGATGACTGGAATAATAAGTTAACAAATGGTATAGCGGCATTATTTAAAGAAGTTGTAAAGCTTGGTGGTACTATATCAGGAGAGCATGGTATAGGGCTTGTACAAAAAGGGTATATGCCAATTGCTTTTAATGGAACGCAATTGGGGCTTATGAAACAGATAAAACAGGTATTCGATCCCAATGGCATATTAAATCCCGGAAAGATTTTTGAATAG
- a CDS encoding PadR family transcriptional regulator, giving the protein MNIENTESQMRKGLLELCILGIIQKSTEAYPSDILEGLKESKLVVLEGTLYPLLTRLKNAGLLSYRWEESQNGPPRKYYALTESGIETYNKLLSTWNDLSKSVNNLTATI; this is encoded by the coding sequence ATGAATATAGAAAATACAGAATCGCAGATGAGAAAGGGATTATTAGAGCTTTGTATTCTAGGTATTATACAAAAAAGCACAGAGGCTTACCCAAGTGATATACTGGAAGGACTGAAAGAATCAAAACTTGTGGTTTTAGAAGGCACTCTATACCCTTTATTGACACGCCTTAAAAATGCGGGGCTCTTGAGTTATAGATGGGAAGAGTCTCAGAACGGTCCCCCTAGAAAATACTATGCTTTAACCGAATCTGGGATTGAAACTTATAATAAACTCCTGAGCACCTGGAATGACTTGAGTAAATCAGTAAACAACCTAACAGCTACTATATAA
- a CDS encoding PspC domain-containing protein, translating into MQKIIQINIGGRVIPIEEDAYKSLYDYLRALGRNFSSEEGKDEIIQDIENRIAELFATRLENGTAAIDREDVNKVIAILGRPSDLNNDDSTSYTNYTTSSSTFSNYDNQYTSRRLFRNTRDKMLGGVCSGVASYFGIDPVIVRLVFAMLFLAGIGFVAYILAWIIIPAAKTPADFAQMTGEPMTFDTFKKNMTEELQDLKKKGEEMSNELKDFFNKKK; encoded by the coding sequence ATGCAGAAAATAATACAAATTAACATTGGTGGACGTGTAATACCTATTGAAGAAGATGCCTATAAAAGTCTTTATGACTACTTGAGAGCTCTTGGAAGAAACTTTTCATCCGAAGAAGGTAAGGATGAAATAATACAAGATATAGAAAACCGCATAGCAGAGCTTTTTGCAACAAGACTTGAAAATGGCACTGCGGCAATAGACAGAGAAGATGTAAACAAAGTGATTGCTATATTGGGTAGGCCCAGCGACTTAAACAATGATGACAGTACCTCTTACACGAACTATACTACATCAAGTTCCACTTTCAGCAATTACGATAACCAATACACTAGCAGAAGGCTATTTCGTAATACACGAGATAAAATGCTAGGTGGTGTTTGTAGTGGCGTGGCTAGTTACTTTGGTATTGACCCCGTGATCGTAAGACTAGTATTCGCAATGCTTTTCTTAGCAGGCATTGGCTTTGTAGCATACATCTTAGCATGGATCATCATACCTGCAGCTAAAACGCCAGCTGATTTTGCTCAAATGACAGGAGAGCCCATGACATTTGATACTTTCAAGAAAAATATGACGGAAGAGCTTCAAGACCTAAAGAAAAAAGGAGAAGAAATGAGCAATGAATTAAAAGACTTCTTTAATAAAAAGAAATAA
- a CDS encoding PAS domain S-box protein, which yields MTDIHKKILEDTLAGYWDWNIAEDKEYLSPTFKSMFGYEDDELENSPDTWQKLIFPSDLEIVLDNFNQHVKSKGKVPYNNEVRYKHKNGSTVWVLCTGSVIEWDGDSPVRMVGCHIDITKQKEAELELKSAQKLLRQTSEMARVGAWEVDLIKNTNTWSKVTYEIHEESFSHVPRVETGISYYKQGESRKKIEKAFSQLVEKGEPFDLELEIITAKGNEKWVRAIGEADFIDGKCVKAYGTFQDIDKQKRTQLDLELSERRFKDAFEYSAIGMALVSLEGKWLKVNEQVCDIVGYSRDELFKKTFQDITHPEDLDKDLDNVQMLLEGKENSYQMEKRYYHKYGHIVWVLLSVSLVRDAKGAPVHFISQLEDITGRKRIERKLRKANQEVKGLYDATTGVSVIATDYNGVITHFGAGAEKLLGYTAEEMINKQTPSILHVLEEVEKRGEELSKLYGKDIKGFDVFVENAKRGKHDSREWTYIRKDGSTFPVQLVVTAVRNENEEISGFLGVATDISVITETQKALAAEEKKYRTIFENVQDVFYRTDYDGLITEISPSIEKYSGMKREELIGRPVSDFYHNIEDREKLMQTLIQNGKVNDFEIRLNDVEGRLIHTSVNAHALLDDNGRPIGVEGSMRDVSDRKEKEIELNKTLDIVSEQNKRLFNFAHIVTHNLRSYSGNFELLLQLLESAKDINERKELEEHLKGVASQLSETIEHLSEVVSIQTANLKQDIKELELFKYVNKTIEILSGDINIHNVAIDIEVPKGLTINYIEAYLESILLNFISNAIKYRSPKRDPIVSVYAKEVSGRVELTISDNGLGIDLEKYGNKLFGMYNTFHGNTDANGIGLFITKNQIEAMGGVVVVRSVVDKGTTFKIIF from the coding sequence ATGACAGATATACATAAGAAAATACTTGAAGATACTTTAGCAGGGTATTGGGATTGGAATATTGCAGAAGATAAAGAATATCTAAGTCCCACTTTCAAGTCTATGTTTGGTTATGAAGATGATGAACTTGAAAATAGCCCAGATACTTGGCAAAAATTAATTTTCCCTTCTGACTTAGAAATTGTACTAGACAATTTCAATCAGCACGTAAAATCGAAAGGAAAAGTTCCATATAATAATGAAGTAAGATATAAACACAAAAACGGTTCAACTGTTTGGGTGTTGTGTACAGGCAGTGTCATAGAGTGGGATGGAGACAGCCCTGTAAGAATGGTTGGATGTCATATAGACATAACAAAACAAAAAGAAGCCGAACTTGAATTGAAAAGTGCCCAAAAGCTGTTGAGGCAAACTAGTGAGATGGCTAGAGTTGGCGCTTGGGAAGTTGATTTGATTAAAAATACAAACACATGGAGTAAGGTTACTTATGAAATACATGAGGAAAGTTTTAGTCATGTGCCGAGAGTGGAAACTGGTATTTCTTATTATAAACAGGGAGAAAGTAGAAAGAAAATTGAGAAAGCCTTTTCACAATTAGTAGAAAAGGGAGAGCCTTTTGATCTAGAATTAGAAATTATTACAGCTAAAGGGAATGAGAAATGGGTAAGAGCTATTGGCGAAGCTGATTTTATTGATGGTAAGTGTGTTAAGGCCTATGGTACTTTTCAAGATATTGACAAACAAAAAAGAACTCAATTAGATCTAGAGTTAAGTGAGCGTCGTTTTAAAGACGCATTTGAGTATTCAGCAATTGGGATGGCGTTGGTATCACTTGAAGGGAAATGGCTAAAAGTGAACGAGCAAGTTTGTGATATTGTTGGCTATAGTCGTGATGAATTGTTTAAAAAAACTTTTCAAGATATTACACATCCTGAGGACTTGGATAAAGACTTGGATAATGTGCAAATGTTATTAGAGGGTAAGGAGAATAGCTACCAAATGGAAAAAAGGTACTACCATAAATATGGCCATATCGTATGGGTATTACTCAGTGTTTCTCTTGTACGTGATGCCAAAGGAGCCCCGGTTCATTTCATTTCTCAGTTAGAAGATATTACAGGAAGAAAACGAATTGAAAGAAAGCTAAGAAAGGCCAACCAAGAAGTAAAAGGGCTTTACGATGCAACGACAGGAGTGTCTGTTATAGCTACGGATTATAATGGTGTTATAACGCATTTTGGCGCTGGCGCAGAGAAGTTGCTGGGCTATACGGCAGAGGAGATGATCAATAAGCAAACCCCGTCCATATTACATGTTCTCGAAGAAGTTGAAAAAAGAGGGGAAGAGTTAAGCAAATTATATGGTAAGGATATCAAGGGATTTGATGTTTTTGTAGAGAATGCAAAAAGAGGCAAGCATGACTCTAGAGAATGGACCTATATAAGGAAAGATGGCAGTACTTTCCCGGTACAATTAGTTGTTACCGCCGTTAGAAATGAAAATGAAGAGATATCTGGTTTCTTGGGTGTAGCTACAGATATTTCAGTAATCACTGAAACCCAAAAGGCATTAGCAGCAGAAGAAAAAAAGTATAGAACTATATTCGAAAACGTCCAAGACGTATTTTATAGAACGGACTACGACGGGTTAATAACAGAAATAAGCCCTTCTATTGAAAAATATTCTGGAATGAAACGGGAAGAGCTGATAGGAAGACCTGTTTCTGACTTTTACCATAATATTGAAGATAGAGAGAAGTTGATGCAAACGCTAATACAAAATGGTAAGGTCAACGATTTTGAGATAAGACTTAATGATGTAGAAGGTAGATTAATACATACGTCTGTAAATGCTCATGCTTTGCTAGACGATAATGGTCGGCCGATCGGCGTAGAGGGGAGTATGCGAGATGTTTCTGATAGAAAAGAGAAGGAAATAGAACTCAATAAGACCCTAGATATTGTTAGTGAGCAGAATAAGAGGTTGTTTAATTTTGCTCACATTGTAACGCACAACTTAAGATCCTATTCTGGGAATTTTGAGCTTTTATTACAACTTTTAGAAAGTGCAAAAGACATAAACGAAAGAAAGGAGCTGGAAGAACATTTGAAAGGTGTCGCAAGTCAACTTAGCGAAACGATTGAGCATCTAAGTGAGGTGGTGTCTATTCAGACAGCAAATCTCAAACAAGATATAAAAGAGCTTGAACTGTTTAAATATGTAAATAAAACTATTGAAATATTATCGGGAGACATTAATATTCACAACGTTGCTATCGATATTGAAGTACCTAAAGGCCTAACTATAAATTATATTGAAGCCTATCTAGAAAGTATTTTATTAAACTTTATTTCTAATGCTATCAAGTATAGAAGCCCTAAAAGAGATCCGATAGTTAGTGTATATGCAAAGGAAGTTTCTGGAAGGGTAGAATTGACAATTAGTGATAATGGTCTTGGAATAGATTTAGAAAAATATGGGAATAAACTCTTTGGTATGTACAATACTTTTCATGGGAATACAGATGCCAATGGCATTGGGCTGTTTATTACTAAAAATCAAATTGAAGCCATGGGTGGTGTTGTAGTAGTTAGGAGTGTTGTTGATAAGGGAACTACTTTTAAAATAATATTCTAA
- a CDS encoding dicarboxylate/amino acid:cation symporter: MSEKKLPLHIKIIIGLIAGVLWAFLAGWLGITEFTINWISPIGTIFIKLLKLIAVPLVLFSIIDGIAGLSDTKSIGRLGLKTLSLYLITTVMAVSIGLLLVNTIKPGNKIDEEQKIINRISYELWAKDNGIKILDNKNYSGNPRYSAYTQQATNKLVEEGVNKKIEDKISTAKNQKGKGPLQVIVDMVPGNIFDAFTNSKMLQIIIFAVFFGITIISLPRAKVETVISFVSGANNIFIKMVEIIMQGAPVFVFALMAGKLTEMAKDNPDKIVDLLGGIVAYMIAVVAGLAFLAFILYPLIVTRVVKKLSYKGFFKAISPAQFLAFSSSSSAATLPVTMECVNKNLGVKEEVSSFVLPIGATVNMDGTSLYQAVAVVFLAQVHGVDLTVTQQLTIIVTATLASIGTAAVPSAGLIMLIIVLQSVGLNPAWIALIFPVDRILDMCRTVVNVTGDATVSTIVAGSEKKITYPPIKN, from the coding sequence ATGAGCGAAAAAAAACTCCCTTTGCATATTAAGATTATAATTGGGTTAATAGCAGGTGTATTATGGGCTTTTTTAGCGGGATGGCTAGGTATAACAGAGTTTACCATCAACTGGATATCTCCAATAGGTACTATATTTATAAAACTACTTAAACTCATTGCTGTACCACTGGTACTTTTCTCTATCATTGATGGTATTGCTGGACTATCTGACACAAAAAGTATTGGTCGATTGGGATTAAAGACCCTATCACTATATCTGATCACGACAGTTATGGCAGTGAGTATAGGATTATTACTAGTAAACACTATAAAACCCGGTAATAAAATAGACGAAGAGCAAAAAATAATTAATAGGATCTCTTATGAGTTGTGGGCAAAAGACAATGGAATAAAAATATTAGACAACAAAAATTATTCAGGCAACCCGAGGTACAGCGCATATACACAACAAGCAACAAATAAACTAGTAGAAGAAGGAGTAAATAAAAAAATAGAAGATAAAATAAGCACTGCTAAAAACCAAAAAGGCAAAGGACCTCTACAAGTAATCGTAGACATGGTACCTGGCAATATCTTTGATGCTTTTACTAATAGTAAAATGTTGCAGATAATAATCTTTGCTGTCTTTTTTGGCATTACTATAATATCATTACCACGTGCTAAAGTGGAAACGGTCATATCCTTTGTTAGTGGAGCCAACAACATCTTTATTAAGATGGTAGAGATTATTATGCAAGGAGCTCCGGTTTTTGTTTTTGCCTTAATGGCTGGTAAACTAACAGAAATGGCAAAAGACAACCCTGACAAAATAGTAGACCTACTGGGAGGGATAGTTGCTTATATGATTGCCGTTGTGGCAGGGCTAGCATTTTTAGCTTTTATTCTTTACCCCTTAATAGTTACCCGAGTTGTTAAAAAACTTAGTTATAAAGGATTCTTTAAAGCTATAAGCCCGGCACAGTTCTTAGCATTTTCTTCCAGTAGTTCTGCGGCTACACTACCAGTAACTATGGAATGTGTAAATAAAAACCTAGGCGTAAAAGAAGAGGTTAGCAGTTTTGTATTGCCTATTGGGGCTACTGTAAACATGGATGGCACTAGTCTCTATCAAGCTGTAGCTGTAGTTTTTCTTGCACAAGTACATGGCGTTGACCTTACAGTTACTCAGCAGCTTACCATTATTGTCACCGCCACATTAGCATCTATTGGTACTGCAGCTGTACCAAGTGCAGGTTTAATAATGTTGATCATTGTACTACAATCTGTGGGGTTAAACCCTGCTTGGATTGCCTTGATATTTCCTGTAGACAGAATATTAGACATGTGTCGTACTGTTGTTAATGTAACAGGTGACGCTACGGTATCAACTATTGTAGCTGGTTCAGAAAAGAAAATAACCTACCCACCAATAAAAAACTAA
- a CDS encoding acyltransferase, with protein sequence MSIKYIKGFDALRAISILFVLQAHLGTFHLLPNSTFLREGVWHLISGSTGVNIFFVLSGFLITRILLNERREYGTINLRNFYIRRLLRLTPPVIILLLVLFSLMITGLIKESYLGLAMASTYTFNYAPLHDMTPELGHMWSLSVEEQYYFLWPIALLAIKKHKTILALSAILIFVCILYMQYIGHIPIIDTHSISIKGYNIILGKFFNTRHWLIPAIGPILIGSSISMLIHYNQERANKLFSTNKLITPIALLLFLSPLFLPLSIAGFFAPTQSLGVALFLTWILFNQTNAICNILELPLLRYIGRISYGLYVYHGLFVRTGPEGATLTIQQFPINIILTFITAILSYELMEQKVLRYKQQFK encoded by the coding sequence ATGAGCATCAAATACATAAAAGGCTTTGATGCGCTAAGAGCTATATCAATTCTTTTTGTTTTGCAGGCTCATTTGGGCACTTTTCATTTACTACCTAATAGCACTTTTTTAAGGGAGGGTGTTTGGCATCTTATATCCGGAAGCACAGGAGTTAATATCTTTTTTGTTCTCAGCGGGTTCCTAATTACAAGAATATTACTTAATGAAAGAAGAGAATACGGAACTATCAATCTTCGCAATTTTTACATACGGCGATTATTGCGTTTAACCCCTCCAGTTATCATTCTACTATTGGTACTTTTTTCTTTAATGATAACAGGATTAATAAAAGAAAGCTATCTAGGATTGGCTATGGCAAGCACCTACACGTTCAACTATGCCCCTTTACATGACATGACTCCCGAGCTCGGGCATATGTGGTCTTTATCGGTTGAGGAACAATATTACTTTCTTTGGCCAATAGCCCTATTAGCTATCAAAAAACATAAAACTATTTTAGCCTTATCTGCAATACTTATTTTCGTTTGCATATTGTATATGCAGTACATTGGTCACATACCTATTATAGACACACACTCTATTTCAATAAAAGGTTATAATATAATTTTAGGCAAGTTCTTTAATACTCGCCATTGGTTAATACCTGCAATAGGACCAATTCTAATTGGCAGCTCTATATCAATGCTTATTCATTATAATCAAGAACGAGCGAATAAACTCTTCTCCACAAACAAGCTTATCACTCCTATTGCTTTACTCTTGTTCTTATCTCCACTTTTTTTGCCGCTATCAATAGCGGGCTTTTTTGCTCCTACACAGTCATTAGGTGTTGCTTTATTTTTAACGTGGATTCTATTCAACCAGACCAATGCTATATGCAATATTCTTGAGCTACCCCTGTTAAGATATATCGGCCGCATATCCTATGGGTTATATGTTTACCATGGATTATTTGTACGAACTGGCCCAGAAGGAGCTACACTAACTATTCAGCAGTTTCCAATAAATATCATACTCACCTTTATCACTGCCATACTTTCTTACGAATTAATGGAGCAAAAAGTACTGAGGTATAAACAGCAATTTAAATAA
- a CDS encoding methyltransferase domain-containing protein — translation MATKQTIDFFKQFSGELQGPCLEIGSLVDASYVQYAPKDIHEGNMPKDFIGIDIFEGEGVDYVVNLCDDESIAKLPIQKYKTIHCHYVMEHVTDIFGMAKNIEKLLDKDGVLLFSVPFSWRLHRIPIDMWRFTPQGIDYLFPNIEFIDSKSVQTPRRGNKFSRVEDVTEFDFGSGLNKYPWYISMYVKALRKLGLDNGIFNQRAMLHETNLMMYGIKRDKPTYTYIDPKYI, via the coding sequence ATGGCTACTAAGCAAACAATTGATTTTTTTAAGCAATTTAGCGGTGAACTACAAGGACCATGCCTCGAAATAGGCTCCTTGGTGGATGCCTCTTATGTTCAGTATGCCCCAAAAGATATTCATGAAGGCAATATGCCTAAAGATTTTATTGGCATTGATATTTTTGAAGGAGAAGGTGTGGATTATGTTGTGAATCTTTGTGATGACGAAAGTATAGCAAAACTGCCGATACAAAAGTATAAGACCATACATTGCCACTATGTAATGGAGCATGTGACAGATATTTTTGGTATGGCAAAGAATATTGAAAAATTGCTAGATAAAGATGGGGTGTTGTTATTTAGCGTGCCATTTTCTTGGCGTTTACATAGAATACCAATTGACATGTGGCGATTTACCCCTCAGGGTATTGACTATCTATTCCCCAATATAGAATTTATAGATTCTAAGAGTGTTCAAACTCCTAGACGTGGTAATAAATTCTCTAGAGTAGAGGATGTTACGGAGTTTGACTTTGGTTCTGGCTTAAACAAATATCCTTGGTATATAAGTATGTACGTGAAAGCTTTAAGAAAGCTAGGCCTAGACAATGGTATCTTTAATCAAAGAGCTATGCTACACGAAACGAACTTAATGATGTATGGTATAAAAAGAGACAAGCCTACCTATACTTACATTGATCCTAAGTATATTTAA
- the lpxB gene encoding lipid-A-disaccharide synthase yields MRYYIIAGEASGDLHGSNLIKAIHNIDASAAIRCWGGEKMQEAGANLVKHYRDLAFMGFVEVLLHIRTIFKNISFCKEDIAAFEPDVLVLIDYPGFNMRIATWARQQGIKIVYYISPQVWAWKANRVKKLKRDVDEMLVILPFEVDYYKEKWQYDVTYVGHPLIEVIEHEKSTPATPLSNKPIIALLPGSRSQEIKIKLPIMLLMVDKFPDYQFAIAQAPSQDSALYEEIIGDKNVILVPDQTYNLLKQSSAALVTSGTATLETALFGVPEVVCYKGNPISYWIATKLVDIKYISLVNLIMDKEVIKELIQADLNEKLLFENLDKLLNNNAYKAELMQDYRALWDKLGKEKASLNAAKKVVNIATMNNDN; encoded by the coding sequence ATGCGCTACTATATCATAGCAGGAGAGGCTAGTGGAGATCTGCATGGTAGCAATCTAATAAAGGCTATTCACAATATTGATGCCTCCGCAGCTATAAGATGTTGGGGCGGTGAAAAAATGCAAGAGGCAGGTGCGAATTTGGTGAAGCACTACAGGGATCTTGCGTTTATGGGGTTTGTTGAAGTGCTTTTGCATATTAGAACCATTTTTAAAAATATCAGTTTCTGTAAAGAAGATATAGCTGCTTTTGAGCCTGATGTTTTGGTGCTTATTGACTACCCTGGCTTTAACATGAGAATTGCCACTTGGGCAAGACAGCAAGGTATTAAAATAGTATATTATATTTCCCCACAAGTGTGGGCTTGGAAGGCTAATAGGGTAAAAAAACTTAAAAGAGATGTAGATGAAATGCTGGTAATACTGCCTTTTGAGGTAGATTACTACAAAGAAAAGTGGCAGTATGATGTAACTTATGTAGGGCACCCTTTGATAGAAGTAATAGAGCATGAAAAGTCCACACCAGCAACACCATTATCAAACAAGCCGATCATAGCACTTTTGCCAGGTAGCCGAAGTCAAGAAATAAAGATTAAGCTTCCAATCATGCTGTTGATGGTTGATAAGTTTCCTGACTACCAGTTTGCTATTGCACAAGCACCATCGCAAGACAGTGCCTTATATGAAGAAATAATAGGAGACAAGAATGTAATATTAGTACCCGATCAGACTTATAATTTGTTAAAGCAATCTAGTGCTGCTTTGGTAACTAGTGGAACAGCAACATTAGAGACAGCTCTATTTGGAGTCCCAGAAGTAGTATGTTATAAGGGTAATCCCATATCTTACTGGATAGCAACTAAGCTAGTGGATATAAAGTACATATCCTTAGTAAATCTGATAATGGATAAAGAGGTGATAAAAGAATTGATACAGGCAGATTTGAATGAGAAACTATTGTTTGAAAATCTGGATAAGTTGCTTAATAATAATGCCTACAAGGCAGAACTAATGCAGGATTACAGAGCGCTTTGGGATAAGCTTGGGAAAGAGAAAGCATCACTAAATGCTGCAAAAAAAGTTGTTAATATAGCAACAATGAATAATGATAATTAG